A section of the Lathamus discolor isolate bLatDis1 chromosome 6, bLatDis1.hap1, whole genome shotgun sequence genome encodes:
- the ACTR10 gene encoding actin-related protein 10 produces MPLYEGLGSGGEKTAVVIDLGEAFTKCGFAGETGPRCIIPSEIKKPDVTKPIRVVQYNINTEELYSYLKEFIHMLYFRHLLVNPRDRRVVIIESVLCPSHFRDTLTRVLFKHFEVPSVLFAPSHLMSLLTLGISSAMVLDCGYTESLVLPIYEGIPILSCWGSLPLGGKALHKELEYQLLEQCTVDTGLAKGQSLPSVMGSVPEDIVEDIKVRTCFVSDLQRGLKIQAAKFNIDGTAERPSPPPDVDYPLDGEKILHVVGPIRDSIVEILFEQDNEETSVATLILDSLIQCPIDTRKQLAENLVVIGGTAMLPGFLHRLMAEIRYLVEKPKYKEALATKTFRIHTPPAKPNCVAWLGGAIFGALQDILGSRSVSKEYYSQTGRIPDWCCLNNPPLEMMFDVGKAPPPLMKRAFSTEK; encoded by the exons ATGCCGCTGTACGAGGGCCTGGGCAGCGGCGGGGAAAAGACCGCTGTGGTGATAGACCTGGGCGAGGCCTTCACCAA gtgtggttttgcaggagaaacagGGCCAAGATGCATTATTCCTAGTGAAATAAAGAAACCTGATGTCACAAAG CCTATCAGAGTTGTTCAGTATAATATTAATACAGAAGAGCTCTATTCATATCTGAAGGAATTTATCCATATGCTATATTTCAG ACATCTGCTGGTGAACCCCAGAGACCGTCGTGTTGTGATCATAGAATCTGTCTTGTGCCCTTCACACTTCAGGGACACACTTACAAGAGTCCTGTTCAAGCATTTTGAG GTAccttcagttttgtttgctcCAAGTCATCTAATGTCTCTCCTGACACTTGGGATCAGTTCTGCCATGGTTCTAGATTGTGGATACACAGAAAGCTTGGTGCTGCCT ATATATGAGGGAATCCCGATTCTGAGCTGCTGGGGTTCTCTTCCTCTGGGAGGAAAGGCTTTACACAA GGAGCTGGAGTATCAGTTGTTGGAGCAGTGCACAGTTGATACAGGATTAGCCAAAGGACAAAGCCTTCCATCTGTGATGG gctcaGTTCCAGAAGACATAGTAGAGGatataaaag ttCGCACTTGTTTTGTGAGTGATCTCCAACGTGGACTGAAAATCCAAGCAGCTAAATTCAACATTGATGGCACTGCTGAA CGTCCTTCACCACCTCCGGATGTGGACTATCCTTTAGATGGAGAAAAGATTCTGCATGTAGTTGGCCCTATCAG AGATTCCATTGTCGAAATATTGTTTGAACAGGACAATGAAGAGACATCTGTGGCCACTTTAATCTTGGATTCACTTATTCAG TGTCCGATAGACACCAGGAAGCAGCTGGCAGAGAACTTGGTAGTTATTGGTGGCACTGCTATGTTGCCAGGATTCCTTCACAGGCTCATGGCTGAAATCAGATACCTGGTAGAGAAACCAAAATACAAAGAAGCACTTGCCACTAAAACCTTCAGAATTCACACTCCACCTGCCAAACCCAACTGTGTGGCCTGGCTGGGAG GAGCCATTTTTGGAGCACTTCAGGACATACTTGGGAGTCGGTCTGTGTCCAAAGAATATTACAGCCAGACAGGCCGCATACCTGACTGGTGCTGTCTTAATAATCCTCCGCTGGAAATGATGTTTGATGTTGGAAAAGCACCCCCACCATTGATGAAGAGGGCTTTTTCTACTGAGAAATAA